A genomic window from Planococcus rifietoensis includes:
- a CDS encoding MFS transporter, which translates to MKKTILLLMSVQFFVYLGFGLIIPILPEVIVQQGYADIHVGGLITIYALSSFFTAPLWGRLSDRTGRKKLILVGLAGFALSFFLFSLFLDNLILLYMSRVIGGLFSGALYTAVTGYVADITTDEERNKYMGLLGMSIGLGFIFGPAIGGLLGAVSLSLPFTASAALVLLLMVYASIVLKEPVRKGEAVKRKLLPKGASTLWHYRIRYLFLFSFMVTFLLAGLESTFQLFQIDQIQITPLQLGYLFMASGFVDAAIQGGVVRRVKNGTETQWIIGAQIVTALGLVLLPFTTSLVFAGVALSIFTAGNALARTVLVSLTSKEAGGKYGTAAGMTYSMDNLGRIIGPLFFTWLLTMQSGAIYYLSGGLAIFSIILIVLFKASKKSLRYTEQQAGQNPA; encoded by the coding sequence ATGAAGAAAACCATTTTATTGCTCATGTCCGTCCAGTTTTTCGTCTATCTCGGCTTCGGCCTAATCATTCCGATACTCCCCGAGGTGATCGTCCAGCAAGGATATGCGGACATCCATGTCGGAGGACTAATTACGATATATGCCCTCTCGTCCTTTTTCACAGCACCGTTATGGGGCAGGTTATCCGACCGCACCGGCCGAAAAAAATTGATCTTGGTCGGGCTTGCCGGATTCGCGCTCAGCTTTTTCCTGTTCTCGCTGTTTCTCGATAATCTTATCCTGCTGTACATGTCTCGCGTTATCGGCGGCTTGTTCTCAGGTGCGCTTTATACAGCCGTCACAGGATATGTCGCGGACATCACGACTGATGAAGAGCGCAATAAGTACATGGGCCTTCTCGGCATGTCGATCGGGCTCGGCTTTATTTTTGGACCGGCGATCGGCGGCTTGCTCGGCGCGGTCTCCTTGTCCTTGCCATTCACCGCTTCAGCTGCCCTTGTGCTGTTGTTGATGGTTTATGCAAGCATCGTCTTGAAAGAACCGGTACGCAAAGGCGAAGCAGTCAAACGCAAGCTGTTGCCAAAAGGCGCCAGCACGCTTTGGCATTACCGCATCCGTTATTTGTTCCTGTTCTCCTTCATGGTGACGTTCCTGCTCGCAGGCTTGGAGTCGACGTTCCAATTGTTCCAGATTGACCAAATCCAAATTACCCCGCTCCAGCTCGGCTATTTGTTCATGGCCTCTGGCTTTGTGGATGCCGCGATTCAAGGCGGCGTTGTCCGCCGTGTGAAAAACGGCACCGAGACGCAATGGATCATCGGCGCACAGATCGTCACCGCGCTAGGCTTGGTGCTGTTGCCGTTTACGACCAGCTTGGTGTTTGCAGGTGTCGCACTCAGCATCTTCACTGCCGGCAACGCCCTTGCGCGCACCGTGCTCGTCTCGCTCACTTCGAAAGAAGCGGGCGGCAAATACGGTACAGCGGCCGGCATGACTTACTCGATGGACAACCTCGGGCGCATTATCGGCCCGCTGTTTTTCACGTGGCTGCTCACGATGCAATCCGGCGCCATCTATTATCTTTCGGGCGGATTGGCCATTTTCAGCATCATCTTGATCGTCCTGTTCAAAGCTTCCAAAAAATCGTTGCGCTATACAGAACAACAAGCCGGCCAAAACCCGGCATAG
- a CDS encoding heavy metal translocating P-type ATPase — protein sequence MATKQTELPITGMTCAACANRVEKGLQKLPGVSEATVNFATEKASVNYDDEQSKLSDLHQKVEQLGYGIQQEEVDFSIQGMTCANCSARIEKALNRMDGVENATINLALESGHVVYSPGTLTPEAFVQKIQSLGYDAVLEQDQQEATDYKEQEIKKKTRLFWISAAFSLPLLWTMFSHFTFTSWMYVPEFLMNPFVQWALATPVQFWVGATFYKGAYFALKNKSANMDVLVALGTSAAYFYSVYLVLANLGMGHNMGLYFETSAVLITLIVLGKVFEARAKGRSSDAIKKLMKLQPQHALVERGEEFISVAIADVKEGNILLIKPGASIPVDAAVVSGSSAVDESMLTGESLPVDKSAGDAVYAATVNANGSLKVRADKIGKDTVLSNIIRVVEQAQGSKAPIQRLADQISGIFVPIVVGIAIVTFLIWYFLVSPGDFGSALTSTIAVLVIACPCALGLATPTSIMAGSGRAAEQGVLFKTAESLETTKHIDTIVLDKTGTITNGKPVVTDFIPVPDVDAEQVKQLVASAESESEHPVAQAISDFGSAKLAVTGFEAVPGHGIKAHVEGRDVWVGNRRLLAGIAVDEQAAEQLEQDGKTAMFIAIDGKYAGLIAVADTIKDSAKAAVEEMKRMGLRVVMLTGDQQRTADAIARQVGIDEVVAGVLPAEKAGHVAKLQQQGRKVAMAGDGLNDAPALATADIGMAMGTGTAIAMEAADITLMQGDLMRVADAVRMSRLTVRNIKQNLFWALAYNSVGIPIAAAGFLAPWLAGAAMAFSSVSVVMNALRLQRVKLNK from the coding sequence ATGGCAACAAAGCAAACAGAATTGCCGATCACTGGCATGACCTGTGCCGCGTGTGCGAACCGGGTCGAGAAAGGCTTGCAGAAACTTCCCGGCGTGTCCGAAGCGACGGTCAATTTTGCAACCGAAAAAGCATCGGTCAATTACGATGATGAACAATCCAAGCTGAGCGATCTGCATCAAAAAGTCGAACAGCTCGGCTATGGCATCCAGCAAGAAGAAGTCGATTTCTCAATCCAGGGCATGACGTGCGCGAACTGTTCAGCGCGCATTGAAAAGGCGCTGAATCGAATGGACGGCGTCGAAAACGCGACGATCAACTTGGCACTAGAAAGTGGCCACGTTGTCTACAGCCCAGGCACCTTGACGCCTGAAGCGTTTGTCCAAAAAATCCAATCGCTCGGCTATGACGCCGTGCTCGAGCAGGATCAGCAGGAAGCGACCGATTATAAGGAACAGGAAATCAAGAAAAAGACCCGGCTGTTCTGGATATCTGCCGCTTTCTCACTGCCTCTCCTATGGACGATGTTCAGCCATTTCACGTTCACGTCCTGGATGTATGTCCCGGAATTCCTAATGAATCCGTTCGTGCAATGGGCGCTCGCGACACCGGTGCAATTCTGGGTCGGCGCGACCTTCTACAAAGGCGCCTATTTTGCATTGAAAAACAAAAGCGCCAATATGGATGTATTGGTCGCACTCGGTACATCGGCCGCCTATTTCTACAGCGTCTATCTGGTCCTTGCAAACTTAGGGATGGGCCATAATATGGGCTTGTATTTCGAAACGAGTGCCGTCTTGATCACTTTAATCGTTCTCGGGAAAGTATTTGAAGCCCGCGCGAAAGGCCGATCGTCCGACGCCATCAAAAAACTGATGAAGCTGCAGCCGCAGCATGCGCTCGTCGAACGCGGCGAGGAGTTCATCAGCGTGGCGATTGCAGACGTCAAAGAAGGCAATATCCTGTTGATCAAACCGGGCGCTTCGATCCCTGTCGATGCAGCGGTTGTTTCCGGCAGTTCCGCCGTTGACGAATCGATGCTGACGGGTGAAAGCTTGCCGGTCGATAAGTCGGCGGGCGACGCGGTATATGCTGCGACCGTCAATGCCAATGGTTCGTTGAAAGTGCGCGCTGATAAGATTGGCAAAGACACGGTGCTCTCGAATATCATCCGGGTTGTCGAGCAAGCGCAAGGGTCGAAAGCGCCGATTCAACGGCTTGCCGACCAGATCTCGGGCATTTTCGTTCCGATTGTCGTCGGCATTGCGATTGTGACGTTCTTGATCTGGTATTTCCTCGTCTCCCCTGGAGATTTCGGGTCAGCATTGACCAGCACGATCGCCGTTCTCGTCATCGCCTGCCCTTGTGCGCTCGGACTTGCGACACCGACGTCAATCATGGCCGGTTCCGGACGCGCCGCTGAACAAGGCGTGTTGTTCAAAACAGCGGAATCCTTGGAAACAACGAAACATATCGACACGATCGTGCTTGATAAAACTGGAACAATCACCAACGGCAAACCGGTTGTTACCGACTTTATCCCAGTGCCGGATGTCGATGCCGAACAAGTCAAACAGCTTGTTGCCAGCGCAGAAAGCGAATCCGAGCATCCCGTTGCACAGGCCATTTCAGACTTCGGATCTGCAAAGCTCGCAGTCACTGGATTTGAAGCAGTGCCTGGACACGGCATTAAAGCGCATGTCGAGGGCCGGGACGTTTGGGTCGGCAACCGCCGATTGCTCGCTGGCATCGCAGTTGACGAACAAGCGGCCGAACAATTGGAACAAGATGGCAAGACCGCGATGTTCATTGCCATTGACGGAAAATACGCGGGCCTTATCGCTGTCGCTGACACGATCAAGGATTCTGCAAAAGCCGCGGTCGAAGAAATGAAACGCATGGGGCTGCGCGTCGTCATGCTGACTGGCGACCAGCAGCGCACAGCCGATGCCATCGCCAGACAAGTCGGCATCGATGAAGTCGTCGCCGGTGTCCTGCCGGCAGAAAAAGCGGGACATGTCGCGAAACTGCAACAACAAGGACGCAAAGTCGCGATGGCTGGAGACGGCTTGAACGATGCACCGGCACTTGCGACCGCCGATATCGGCATGGCCATGGGCACTGGCACTGCGATCGCCATGGAAGCGGCCGACATCACTTTGATGCAAGGTGATTTGATGCGCGTCGCGGATGCTGTCCGCATGAGCCGGCTGACCGTCCGCAACATTAAACAGAACCTGTTTTGGGCGCTCGCTTATAACTCGGTCGGCATTCCGATTGCTGCCGCCGGATTCCTGGCCCCTTGGCTTGCAGGCGCCGCGATGGCGTTCAGTTCCGTTTCCGTTGTCATGAACGCATTGCGTCTGCAGCGCGTGAAATTAAATAAGTAA
- a CDS encoding metal-sensitive transcriptional regulator has protein sequence MSEAIEEMPSPDACRKSHHPPSVKRDLTNRLNRIEGQVRGIKGMVDRDVYCDDIITQLAATQSALNSVTKVLLDGHLKGCVKDRLASGDEEILDELLVTFQKLMRK, from the coding sequence ATGAGTGAAGCAATCGAAGAAATGCCATCCCCTGATGCCTGCAGAAAAAGCCACCATCCCCCTTCGGTCAAACGGGATTTGACGAACCGGCTGAATCGCATCGAAGGACAAGTGCGCGGCATCAAAGGCATGGTGGACCGGGATGTTTATTGCGACGACATCATTACGCAATTGGCAGCTACCCAGTCCGCATTGAACAGCGTGACGAAAGTGCTGCTCGACGGCCATTTAAAAGGATGCGTCAAAGACCGTCTCGCTTCAGGCGACGAAGAGATTCTGGACGAACTGCTCGTCACGTTTCAAAAATTGATGAGAAAATAA
- a CDS encoding DUF5658 family protein, with product MSEQLRTPLKKPIWTLVVLNLADGFLTYWGLLAGAIEEANPLLSGLPPLAIFSVKLLLSACLAAFLFTPLVRLESRVWRYFLLAANFVYAGILSLHVIWIALLYL from the coding sequence ATGTCCGAGCAATTGAGAACGCCGCTAAAGAAACCGATCTGGACATTGGTCGTATTGAATTTAGCGGATGGTTTTTTAACTTACTGGGGGCTGTTGGCAGGAGCGATCGAGGAAGCGAATCCCTTGCTCAGCGGGCTGCCGCCGCTTGCGATCTTTTCGGTTAAGCTATTGTTATCCGCCTGCCTTGCCGCATTCCTCTTCACCCCGCTCGTGCGGCTTGAGTCCCGGGTCTGGCGCTATTTCCTTCTGGCTGCCAATTTCGTCTATGCTGGCATTTTGTCGCTCCATGTTATTTGGATCGCTTTATTGTATCTATAA
- the copZ gene encoding copper chaperone CopZ, translating into MKEQVHLQVSGMSCQHCVKSVEESVGALSGVEKVDVSLEQGAVDVTYDSANVDVAQIASAIEDQGYDVAALSE; encoded by the coding sequence ATGAAAGAACAAGTTCATTTGCAAGTAAGCGGCATGAGCTGCCAACATTGCGTTAAATCCGTTGAAGAAAGCGTCGGTGCACTTTCTGGCGTCGAAAAAGTGGACGTTTCACTTGAGCAAGGCGCAGTCGATGTCACCTATGACAGCGCAAATGTCGATGTGGCGCAAATTGCCTCGGCTATTGAAGATCAAGGCTATGACGTAGCGGCATTAAGCGAATAA